CATCTCGAGCAAGTGATTCTGGCCGCGGGCATTCGTGAAACATTTCGCGGACAGGCCTGGAGCGATCACTGCCGCGAGTGGGTCTATTTCGACTGCTGGTTGGACCTCGATGCGATCCGGCAACGCCACGCCTTGGCGGCGTGCGTTTTCGACCACAACCATCGTGGCACGCATGACGGCGCGGAACGCGGCCTGGTGTGCCGAGAGTGCGAAGATGCTCTCATGGGCAGTTACGAGCAGCGCGCGGAACAGACGATTTTCGCCGGCTGATTAAACTGTTCCGCCCCGAACGGGGCATGCGCCTAGGCGATGTCGCCCCCAGACGGGTTAATCCCGCGTCGCACCCCCAGCTCCTTCACCTTTTCAGTGATCTCCGGCATGCACCTTGCATGTTTTGACTGTTGGACGATCCAGCGCGGAGAGACGAAGAAGGAGGTGCATCATGGCTACGCAGACAATGTTCCACCGGTTTCACATGGCAGGAAGCAACACGCGATGGCAGCGCGACACGTTGATCTTCGTCGGCGGGGCGGAAACGCTGCACACCCTGTCGCACCTGTGGCTCGCCTTTTCAGGCATGCTGCCCATGACGTTTCCATTGACGGCGGCGAGCGCCATTACGCTGACGCCCGGGCTCAACGTGTTCGCGACCATCGTCAACGCGGTGATCGCCGGCGTCTGCCTCTACGGCGCACATCGCCTGAAGAGGCACGATTCGTTCGTCACGTGAATGTGTGCGAACTCGTTTCCACGGGCGGAATTTCCACCCGTGCGGAGCAAAAGGCGAGCCAGCAGCCGGCTTGGACTATTGCTTGACCAGCTCTACGCAGATGCCGCCGGCGCGAAATACCTTGTGCATGCGCGAGAACCAGAGCTCTTTGTTGAGCTCAAGGCCAAGGTCGTGGCACGTGCGGTAGACTTCCTGCCGATTGTAAGTGCGGCAGCACCAAAATCTGCTCGTCCAAGCACCGCCGAATGTATCCTCGGTCGTCAAGAGCAGCATGCGCGAGCCCGAGCGCATCACGCGCGCCAGTTCCGACAGGCCGCTACGGGCGTCGGGGAGGTGCTCAAGCACGTATCCGCAAGTGACGCAATCGAATGCCCCATCGGCGAAGGGTAACCGCGTGAGGTCGGCAACCAGGTGCTGGGGCACGCTGCTCTTCAACCGGTTGCGCGCCCGGCGCAGCATCTCGAACGATAGGTCAAAGCAGGTCAGCGAGGCGTCGAGGTCGGCGTACTTGAGCAAATGCTTCGCAATCTGGCCGGCTCCGCTGCCGACGTCGAGAATGCGCTTGGCGCCGCGCAAATCGAATTTCCGCTCGCGCAATAGACGCTCGCCCAAAGCCAGGTGCCCCGACAGCATGCTGGCGGTTGCTAGCAGTGCCCCTTGCGGTCCGTCGTACACGTCGCGAACCTTGTCGCGATATTCCTCGTAGCTGACGCGCTTGATGAGATTGTTTTCAACGATCTTGTTGAAGACCTTCTTGCGCGGCCGGGCAGAATGTTTCTTCTGCTGCCGGCGCAGCGTCTCTGGCAACATGCGATACCCCCGAAGGCGAGATCCCGCGCTCGCCGAGCGAGCACGGGCAATAGGCAGGCAAGAGGTTATAGGTAAGCGCGACGATTGTAGATATACCACTCGAACAACAGAATTGCCAAGGCCCCCGCGAGGACAAACTTCCAGACGTCCCGCCGGGTTTCCTGCCAGCCTGTGCCGGCGGCAATTTCTTCGTGACCGATCTTCAACTTACGATCGGCTACGACCTGGATATCACTTTCACGGGGATCGAATAAATTCACCGCAAATTCGTCCACCACTTCCCCCTCGGCGCGTGCGGTGTAAAGCCCTACCCGGCTGGACCCCAGGAAATGGAATTCATTGTGTTTATCTCGCGAAACGGTGATCGGCCCGGCATGCTCGCCGGGGGGCGTGATAGCTAACGCATCGGCCGACGTTTGCGGCTTGAGCACGATCGGATCACCGGGTCGGGGTGCGCCGGACTTGGCGGCATCGCGGTTTCCTCCCAGGTAGCTCAGAGCATTGAGCACGAACACTGGAAAGCTCGCGCGCAGGGGCCAATTCGTGCCGGCGTTCTCGCTGGCCACCAGCGGAAACGTGATCACCACGTCCTCGAACCCCTCACGCGGCGCGAGCGCCACGAGCGGTCCGTCGGCGGCCTCGATCAACATGGTCGCGCCGCGCGGCGGCACCAGCGGCGCCGCCTCCAAGATCAGCACGTCCGACAAGTCGAGCCATTGCATCAAGGGATGGCTGCGGTTGATATCGATGATCTGCGGCACGCTGACCACGTCCTTTTGCCGCCACTGGTCGCCGACCGGCAATCGGCCGATCGACAGCGTGTTCGCCTGCGGCGCTTCGGCCGGTTCGCAACGATCGAAGATCACCAGGTCCCACTGGCCGGCCGCCGCGGCCTGACGATATTCAGGCGTCGAAAGGAAATCGGGACTCCGTTTCGTGACTTCGGCCAGTTCGAGCGCGGGTCCCGTACGTAGCGCCGTTGCAAGCGCCTCGTTGCCTGGCGTAACGAATAAGACTCGACTGCGTCGCGGTGGCGGCACTACCGCCCAGGCGCGGTCGTCGATCGCCAGATCATCTTTATGTGCCAGGCGCAATTCCAGGACGCCGGACGTTAGCTGCGCGACATCAAAGCTTACGCCGGCGGTTTTAGCGGCGGGAATCTTCACGTGTTGGGCGTCGACCAAGGCGCCGTCCAGATGCAGTTCGACATCGAGCGACACGTCTTGCGGTCCGTCGTTGGCCAGCCGCCCGAAGGCCTGCACACTCTCGTTGTTCGCCTCGCTGCGGGCCGTGTTAAAGGCAACGATGGCCACGTTCGCCGCGCGCGGCTCGCCGATCCACACCGGTGGCGTCGGCTCCAAATGGCCCAGCGAAAAATCCGGATCGTCGGCGAAGTTGCCGTCGCTGAAGATGAACAACTGCGTCGGCAATCCGGCGCTTACCACACCACCGGCATCATCCTGCTGCGGATTTGCCAGGACGCTGGCCACGCGCAGCGCTTCGCTGATCGAAGTCGGCCGATCGGTCGCCGAAATCGTTTCCAGCCGGCGGCGCAGTTCGCCCCGATTGTCGGTAAACATCTGCTCGACGCGGGCCGTATCGGCAAAGCTGACGATCATCGCCACGTCGCCTGAGCGCATCTCGTCAATCAATTCCTGGACGCGCCGCTTGGCCTCGTCCAAGCGCGTGGGATAGACGTCCGTCGCTCCCATGCTGGCCGAATTGTCGACCAAAAACACCAGTCGATCGCGCTGGAAGCTCGACCCCTGCCACGAAGGCCGCACCAGCACCAGCGCTAAGAGCCCCCATAACAGCAGTTGCAGAAACAACAGCAGGCTTTGCCGCAGCCGCTGCCAGATGCTGTTCACGCGCAAATCGTCGATCGATTTATGCCACAGGTAAGTGCTGGGCACGGCGAGCGGTTGCCGCTTTAGCTTCAAGAAATACAGCGCGATGATCGCCGGCGGCACGAGCGCCAGCACGCCCCATTGCCAGGCCGAAAGCATGCTCGTCCACTGCGGCCAGGTCATCG
This genomic window from Pirellulales bacterium contains:
- a CDS encoding class I SAM-dependent methyltransferase — translated: MLPETLRRQQKKHSARPRKKVFNKIVENNLIKRVSYEEYRDKVRDVYDGPQGALLATASMLSGHLALGERLLRERKFDLRGAKRILDVGSGAGQIAKHLLKYADLDASLTCFDLSFEMLRRARNRLKSSVPQHLVADLTRLPFADGAFDCVTCGYVLEHLPDARSGLSELARVMRSGSRMLLLTTEDTFGGAWTSRFWCCRTYNRQEVYRTCHDLGLELNKELWFSRMHKVFRAGGICVELVKQ
- a CDS encoding BatA and WFA domain-containing protein, which encodes MTWPQWTSMLSAWQWGVLALVPPAIIALYFLKLKRQPLAVPSTYLWHKSIDDLRVNSIWQRLRQSLLLFLQLLLWGLLALVLVRPSWQGSSFQRDRLVFLVDNSASMGATDVYPTRLDEAKRRVQELIDEMRSGDVAMIVSFADTARVEQMFTDNRGELRRRLETISATDRPTSISEALRVASVLANPQQDDAGGVVSAGLPTQLFIFSDGNFADDPDFSLGHLEPTPPVWIGEPRAANVAIVAFNTARSEANNESVQAFGRLANDGPQDVSLDVELHLDGALVDAQHVKIPAAKTAGVSFDVAQLTSGVLELRLAHKDDLAIDDRAWAVVPPPRRSRVLFVTPGNEALATALRTGPALELAEVTKRSPDFLSTPEYRQAAAAGQWDLVIFDRCEPAEAPQANTLSIGRLPVGDQWRQKDVVSVPQIIDINRSHPLMQWLDLSDVLILEAAPLVPPRGATMLIEAADGPLVALAPREGFEDVVITFPLVASENAGTNWPLRASFPVFVLNALSYLGGNRDAAKSGAPRPGDPIVLKPQTSADALAITPPGEHAGPITVSRDKHNEFHFLGSSRVGLYTARAEGEVVDEFAVNLFDPRESDIQVVADRKLKIGHEEIAAGTGWQETRRDVWKFVLAGALAILLFEWYIYNRRAYL